The following coding sequences lie in one Babylonia areolata isolate BAREFJ2019XMU chromosome 7, ASM4173473v1, whole genome shotgun sequence genomic window:
- the LOC143283657 gene encoding uncharacterized protein LOC143283657, translating into MRYYTLTRTSERQLWLMLLVITLAVNALLLLVLHSPWASPGPLVLDRLSSQDLQVLMDQLHQQDITGRGSRHHSPQLEDTGREKSAPRGAKKGPPGLNRSKGKVLARNIPRLEEKMEHEEFQHDAGQRAPEHGGVKGGPVQNGHVKMGPDDFINMGPGQNAFMKMAPEEDEFMNVDPEQGDSRKMGPDDFINMRPEHDDVKMGPDDFINMRPEHDDVKMGHEQDDLEKMAPDPDDRQGEVPSDLLPRPVAAEDEDILQGSRTMHEKNAQRLEQLTQSLQVFSDEDPQWRDTSYFEPRSTVVTSFQPEILIDSVRCPPRGPYLLVLIPSVDVNVRVRQAIRSTWASPAYGALWPHDARNITSLLKVVFFFGVRTQGKSAILEKESQMFQDIVQVNFEETHQNLSLKTALAVEWSAAFCPGAGHVMKVDEDTFVTLPLLLHLLNHLSDHAPPRFVLGFHHFNERPPVLRKGKWEVSFDLYPYPHFPRYLYRHSYVMSSGAVRELKAVWRYMPLVPSEDAFLTGVLAKVAGITRIHCDWFARDDSHTEDPVTAKEVADGWSVSQAGFRPLQKHYDVWEMVKNAVVA; encoded by the exons ATGCGTTACTACACGCTAACGAG GACCTCGGAGCGACAGCTGTGGCTGATGCTGCTGGTGATCACCCTGGCCGTCAAcgctcttctcctcctcgtcctccactcTCCCTGGGCCTCCCCCGGGCCCCTCGTCCTGGACCGCCTCTCTTCCCAGGACCTTCAGGTGCTCATGGACCAGCTTCACCAGCAGGACATCACGGGCAGGGGGTCCCGTCACCACTCACCTCAGCTGGAGGACACGGGGCGTGAGAAGTCTGCACCACGAGGCGCCAAGAAGGGCCCGCCTGGCTTGAACCGCTCTAAGGGAAAGGTGTTAGCTCGTAACATACCCAGGCTGGAAGAAAAGATGGAGCATGAAGAATTTCAACATGACGCCGGACAGAGGGCGCCTGAGCACGGTGGTGTAAAGGGGGGTCCTGTACAGAACGGTCACGTCAAGATGGGACCCGATGATTTCATCAACATGGGACCTGGACAGAATGCTTTTATGAAGATGGCGCCTGAAGAGGATGAGTTCATGAATGTGGATCCTGAACAGGGTGATTCTAGAAAGATGGGACCTGATGATTTCATAAACATGAGACCTGAACACGATGATGTAAAGATGGGACCTGATGATTTCATAAACATGAGACCTGAACACGATGATGTAAAGATGGGGCACGAACAGGATGATTTAGAAAAGATGGCACCTGACCCAGATGACCGGCAGGGTGAGGTGCCTTCCGATCTCCTGCCAAGGCCTGTAGCAGCAGAGGATGAGGACATCCTGCAAGGCAGCAGGACAATGCACGAGAAGAACGCACAGCGGCTGGAACAGCTGACCCAGAGTCTGCAGGTGTTTTCTGACGAAGATCCGCAGTGGAGAGACACTTCTTACTTCGAGCCCAGATCGACAGTCGTGACGTCCTTCCAGCCTGAGATCCTCATCGATTCTGTCCGCTGCCCTCCGCGCGGTCCCTACCTTTTGGTGCTGATTCCATCCGTGGACGTCAATGTCAGGGTTCGACAGGCCATCCGTAGTACCTGGGCCAGCCCGGCCTACGGAGCTCTGTGGCCCCATGACGCCAGAAACATCACCTCCCTGCTCaaggtggtcttcttcttcggcGTCAGAACGCAGGGCAAATCGGCGATCCTGGAAAAAGAATCCCAAATGTTCCAGGACATCGTGCAGGTCAACTTTGAGGAAACCCACCAGAACCTCAGTCTGAAAACGGCCTTGGCCGTGGAGTGGAGCGCCGCCTTTTGTCCCGGTGCTGGTCACGTGATGAAGGTAGACGAGGACACGTTCGTGACCTTGCCCCTCCTGCTGCACTTGCTGAACCACCTGTCTGACCACGCTCCGCCTCGCTTCGTGCTGGGCTTCCACCACTTCAACGAACGTCCACCCGTCCTCCGTAAAGGCAAATGGGAAGTGTCCTTCGACCTCTACCCATACCCACACTTCCCCCGCTACCTCTACAGACATTCCTACGTCATGTCTTCAGGGGCTGTGAGAGAGCTGAAGGCGGTGTGGCGCTACATGCCTCTGGTGCCCAGTGAAGACGCCTTCCTGACCGGCGTTCTGGCCAAGGTCGCCGGAATCACTCGCATCCACTGTGACTGGTTCGCCAGAGACGACAGCCATACAGAGGACCCGGTAACCGCGAAGGAGGTGGCCGATGGCTGGTCGGTCAGCCAGGCAGGGTTCAgacctctccagaagcactacgACGTGTGGGAGATGGTGAAGAATGCTGTG GTAGCGTGA
- the LOC143284129 gene encoding uncharacterized protein LOC143284129 has protein sequence MRLQRFTRRKERQLWLMLLTIAMTTNLFLLLFLHSPWVLPGPLTFDYAQDDDPHGPADQPGPTRKVFRHPVPKPGDTAGEGFLQGAGLAAEDSASRELLGPQPRQAETMDGEPPRGAERLAPEQDKPAHEPLPRPHAQPVETMGDEPLDDAKLMALDWEDPSNEAAIVPDQKPVEEIGKEPPHAAKQMTPDKHDRVTRRPTLKPVERKAEKVKQGIQHVAEKNGEQASRGRELVPKLPPKQTVSKIADKKVFQRLPWLYNPKNMTRLQQVIQSLQVFSDEESLSTKQASYFDPRSSVVTSFEPEILIDSVRCPPRGPYLLVLIPSVDVNVRVRQAIRSTWASPAYGALWPHDARNITSLLKVVFIFGVKTQGKSAILEEESQTFQDIVQLDFQESYRNLSLKIALAVEWSTAFCPGAGHVMKVDEDTFVAVPLLLQVLRHLSDHAPPRFELGFHHFFPRPPVTRTGRWGVSTHLYPFPHFPRYLYGHSYVMSSGAVRELRAVWRYMPLIPNEDAFLTGVMAKVSGVTRIHCDWFAREDRLYPAPMPKEELAGGRSVSQSGFKPFQKLYNMWEKVKKVHDDV, from the exons ATGCGTCTTCAGAGATTTACGAG GAGGAAAGAACGACAACTGTGGCTGATGCTACTGACCATCGCCATGACAAccaacctcttcctcctcctcttcctccactccccCTGGGTGCTACCAGGACCCCTGACCTTTGACTACGCCCAGGACGACGACCCCCATGGCCCTGCCGATCAGCCGGGTCCCACGAGAAAGGTGTTTCGTCATCCTGTGCCCAAGCCGGGAGACACGGCAGGAGAAGGGTTCCTGCAAGGTGCCGGACTGGCGGCAGAGGACTCAGCCAGCAGGGAGCTTCTGGGCCCCCAGCCACGGCAGGCAGAAACCATGGACGGAGAACCTCCACGTGGTGCCGAAAGGCTGGCGCCTGAGCAGGACAAGCCAGCCCATGAACCTCTCCCTCGTCCTCACGCACAGCCAGTAGAAACAATGGGAGACGAACCTCTGGATGATGCCAAACTGATGGCGCTGGACTGGGAGGATCCATCCAATGAAGCTGCCATTGTTCCTGATCAAAAACCAGTTGAAGAGATCGGAAAAGAGCCCCCACACGCCGCTAAACAGATGACCCCTGACAAGCATGATCGGGTGACTCGTCGTCCTACACTAAAGCCAGTGGAAAGGAAGGCTGAAAAGGTCAAACAAGGTATCCAACACGTTGCTGAGAAGAATGGTGAACAAGCGTCCAGGGGTCGAGAACTGGTACCAAAACTACCACCGAAACAGACAGTTTCCAAGATCGCTGACAAAAAAGTCTTCCAACGCCTTCCATGGTTGTACAACCCGAAAAACATGACACGCTTACAACAGGTGATCCAAAGTCTGCAAGTGTTCTCGGATGAGGAATCTCTTTCTACCAAACAGGCTTCTTATTTTGATCCTCGGTCGAGTGTCGTGACGTCCTTTGAGCCTGAGATCCTCATCGATTCTGTCCGCTGCCCTCCACGCGGTCCCTACCTTCTGGTGCTGATTCCATCCGTGGACGTCAATGTCAGGGTTCGACAGGCCATCCGTAGTACCTGGGCCAGCCCGGCCTACGGAGCTCTGTGGCCCCATGACGCCAGAAACATCACCTCCCTGCTCAAGGTGGTCTTCATCTTCGGGGTCAAAACGCAGGGCAAATCGGCGATCCTGGAAGAAGAGTCTCAAACGTTCCAGGACATCGTACAGTTGGACTTTCAGGAATCCTATCGAAACCTGAGCCTCAAGATCGCCTTGGCTGTGGAGTGGAGCACTGCCTTTTGTCCCGGTGCCGGTCACGTGATGAAGGTAGACGAGGACACGTTCGTGGCCGTGCCTCTCCTGCTGCAAGTGCTGAGGCACCTGTCTGACCACGCCCCGCCTCGCTTCGAGCTGGGCTTTCACCACTTCTTCCCGCGGCCCCCGGTCACCCgcacggggaggtggggggtgtccACACACCTCTACCCCTTCCCGCACTTCCCCCGCTACCTGTACGGACATTCCTACGTCATGTCTTCAGGGGCTGTGAGAGAGCTGAGGGCGGTGTGGCGCTACATGCCTCTGATCCCCAATGAAGACGCCTTCCTGACTGGCGTCATGGCCAAGGTCTCGGGCGTGACCCGGATCCACTGTGACTGGTTCGCCCGGGAAGACAGACTGTACCCGGCACCCATGCCCAAGGAGGAGCTGGCTGGCGGGCGGTCTGTCAGCCAGAGCGGGTTCAAACCTTTCCAGAAGCTGTACAACATGTGGGAAAAGGTCAAGAAAGTGCATG